In a genomic window of Gloeocapsopsis dulcis:
- a CDS encoding Tab2/Atab2 family RNA-binding protein has product MGNIWEIDFYSRPILDENQKKVWEVLVCESFTDIHAEPDSLFRFAKYCPSTQVNSVWLRTALEEAIQEANTTPVKFRFFRRQMNNMIAKACEDLGIPAQLSRRTLALNQWLQQRMEEVYPQEPGYQAATNPSVRMEVPLPQRLPDALIGQQWAFVSLEAAAFAEMPEWDIGFGEAFPLSMAGVQPETKIPGLIVFSPRAMPLAGWMSGLELANIKFDSKQTPQLLLETGVTESWILANFKDPATIAEAKSFETAKQQANGVHFLAVQSNPEAEAFAGFWLLQEPNLP; this is encoded by the coding sequence ATGGGCAATATCTGGGAAATTGATTTTTACTCGCGTCCAATTTTGGATGAAAACCAAAAAAAAGTTTGGGAAGTTTTAGTATGCGAAAGTTTTACGGATATTCATGCAGAACCTGATTCACTTTTTCGCTTTGCCAAGTATTGTCCAAGTACCCAAGTTAACTCAGTTTGGTTGCGCACCGCGTTAGAAGAAGCCATCCAAGAAGCAAACACCACTCCTGTCAAGTTTCGCTTCTTTCGTCGTCAGATGAACAACATGATTGCTAAAGCCTGTGAAGACTTGGGAATTCCCGCGCAACTCAGTCGCCGGACACTGGCATTGAATCAGTGGCTGCAACAACGCATGGAGGAAGTTTATCCGCAAGAACCTGGATATCAAGCAGCAACAAATCCTTCGGTACGCATGGAAGTACCCCTACCACAACGCTTACCTGATGCCTTAATCGGACAACAATGGGCATTTGTCTCCTTAGAAGCCGCAGCATTTGCTGAAATGCCAGAGTGGGATATTGGTTTTGGCGAAGCTTTCCCACTATCAATGGCTGGCGTCCAACCTGAGACAAAAATTCCTGGACTGATCGTCTTTTCTCCCCGCGCCATGCCTTTAGCGGGATGGATGTCAGGTTTAGAGTTAGCCAATATCAAATTTGACAGCAAACAGACACCGCAACTGCTATTAGAAACTGGCGTTACTGAAAGCTGGATCTTGGCAAACTTTAAAGATCCTGCGACGATCGCAGAAGCTAAAAGCTTTGAAACAGCTAAACAACAAGCCAACGGAGTTCACTTTTTGGCAGTTCAATCAAACCCAGAAGCAGAAGCTTTTGCCGGATTTTGGCTATTACAAGAACCCAATCTGCCGTAA
- a CDS encoding peroxidase family protein, producing MNIQQKNQSKIQGFTPRRPAGERVGRMHGFGPRKEDNQPIGQFVPTGKFGRIFPELRPLAPANKSLEEFKKSLEALGNAMSDPKFPGDPSENDPAGDNKTVAAGYTYLGQFIDHDITFDITSLQETLNDPLALRNFRTPMLDLDSLYGAGPEVQPYLYELESPEFFLIGQTTESPTGRQDEQLGILPNDIPRASSMLGLLGDPRNDENLIVSQLHLAFLKFHNKVVQGIKDRTIQQESPIRKSAFEEARDLVIWHYQWIVLHDFLKRILDNEQLNLVFNQGPSFYKPQGDAFIPLEFSVAAYRLGHSMVRAAYDYNRVFTFLDTDSKFDSATLRLLFEFTAKSGRRDTPLGLNPTLPSNWIIDWRRFFEIDPNVPVGLSRKLDPLLVDPLKDLPNVPEPRSLAVRNLLRGLKVGLPPGQSVARLMGFEPLSPADIATGEDGKVAKEHGFDIESPLWYYILKEAEIQGNGEHLGKVGSRIVAEVFVGLLQKDSSSFLARNPDWKPTLPAQNPGTFTMADLLRFVDDINPIGD from the coding sequence ATGAATATACAGCAAAAAAATCAAAGCAAAATTCAGGGTTTTACTCCGCGTAGACCTGCGGGAGAACGTGTTGGGAGAATGCATGGCTTTGGTCCGCGTAAAGAAGACAATCAACCAATTGGTCAATTTGTACCCACAGGTAAGTTCGGCAGAATATTTCCCGAACTCCGTCCGCTAGCCCCTGCAAATAAAAGTTTAGAAGAGTTTAAAAAGAGTCTGGAAGCCCTAGGAAATGCGATGAGCGATCCTAAATTTCCAGGTGATCCGAGTGAAAATGATCCTGCAGGAGACAACAAAACTGTTGCTGCTGGTTACACATATTTAGGTCAATTTATCGATCACGATATCACTTTTGATATCACTTCGCTACAAGAAACACTCAACGATCCTTTAGCGCTAAGAAACTTCCGCACCCCAATGCTTGACTTAGATAGCCTATACGGTGCAGGTCCAGAAGTGCAGCCATATCTTTACGAACTCGAAAGCCCAGAGTTTTTCTTGATTGGACAAACTACTGAAAGTCCTACAGGAAGACAAGACGAACAATTAGGGATACTGCCGAATGATATTCCCCGCGCCTCAAGTATGCTAGGGTTACTTGGCGATCCTCGTAATGATGAAAATTTGATTGTTTCTCAATTGCATCTTGCATTCCTCAAGTTTCATAACAAGGTAGTGCAAGGAATTAAAGATCGCACAATTCAACAAGAATCTCCTATCCGCAAGTCTGCATTTGAAGAAGCTAGAGATTTAGTGATTTGGCACTATCAGTGGATTGTTCTCCATGATTTTCTCAAGCGCATTCTTGACAACGAACAACTCAATCTTGTTTTCAATCAGGGACCATCTTTCTACAAACCTCAAGGCGATGCATTTATTCCGCTAGAGTTTTCTGTCGCTGCTTACCGCCTCGGACACAGTATGGTACGCGCAGCTTATGACTATAATCGAGTTTTTACCTTCCTAGACACAGATAGCAAATTTGACAGTGCTACACTACGACTTCTCTTTGAATTTACTGCCAAATCAGGAAGAAGAGATACACCGCTAGGACTTAACCCTACACTTCCTAGCAACTGGATTATCGATTGGCGAAGGTTTTTTGAAATTGACCCAAATGTACCAGTAGGTTTAAGTCGTAAATTAGATCCTTTACTTGTTGATCCTCTTAAAGACTTGCCAAACGTTCCAGAACCGAGATCTTTAGCGGTGAGAAACTTACTACGCGGACTGAAAGTCGGTTTACCACCTGGTCAAAGTGTTGCAAGATTAATGGGATTTGAACCTTTATCTCCTGCTGATATCGCTACAGGAGAAGATGGCAAAGTTGCTAAAGAACATGGATTTGATATTGAATCTCCCTTGTGGTACTACATTCTTAAAGAAGCAGAAATTCAAGGCAACGGCGAACATTTAGGAAAAGTAGGTAGCCGCATTGTTGCTGAAGTTTTTGTTGGTCTATTGCAAAAAGATAGTAGTTCATTTTTAGCAAGAAATCCTGATTGGAAGCCAACACTTCCTGCACAAAATCCAGGAACATTTACAATGGCTGATTTACTCAGATTTGTTGACGATATTAATCCGATTGGTGATTAA
- a CDS encoding NAD(P)/FAD-dependent oxidoreductase, whose protein sequence is MNRSEAAIDVLILGAGPAGTATAIQCAQAGLNVTMIEREQFPRDRPGETLHPGIEPLLQQLSVAEQTLTPDLLRHLGIWVQWNQSQFVPFGKDDTGVWRGFQIWRADFDAALLNHAKKLGVKVLQPCCPQALLLSNNRVTGVKTSQGALHTTYVVDATGSHHWLARQLKLPITHYTPRLIARYGYAVGEIPQHTPAIAADNQGWTWTARVRPQLYQWTRLLFYQEQIDKHWIPPEFTQLQPISTNAADVTWRIVEHPAGNGYFLVGDAAAVLDPAASHGILKAIMSGMMAGHAIAQIINHDQLESVAIQAYNRWLHNWFQHDIQKLKEFYTTLPNPPQWL, encoded by the coding sequence ATGAACCGATCTGAAGCAGCAATTGATGTTCTCATTTTAGGTGCAGGACCAGCAGGCACTGCGACAGCGATACAATGTGCTCAAGCTGGACTCAATGTCACGATGATTGAACGCGAACAATTCCCGCGCGATCGCCCTGGAGAAACACTGCACCCAGGAATTGAACCTTTACTACAACAACTAAGTGTTGCTGAACAAACTTTAACTCCTGACTTACTGCGTCACCTAGGAATTTGGGTGCAATGGAATCAATCGCAATTTGTCCCCTTTGGCAAAGATGATACAGGCGTGTGGCGTGGCTTTCAGATCTGGCGGGCAGATTTTGACGCTGCCTTACTCAACCATGCTAAAAAGTTAGGAGTCAAAGTGCTACAACCTTGCTGTCCTCAAGCACTTCTTCTCAGTAATAATCGAGTGACAGGTGTAAAAACATCGCAAGGCGCATTACATACAACCTATGTTGTCGATGCAACCGGAAGTCACCACTGGCTAGCGCGTCAATTAAAATTACCAATTACACATTACACTCCACGCTTGATTGCCCGCTACGGTTACGCTGTAGGAGAAATTCCCCAACATACACCAGCGATCGCCGCAGATAACCAAGGTTGGACTTGGACAGCCAGAGTCCGCCCCCAACTCTATCAATGGACGCGACTACTGTTCTACCAAGAACAGATCGATAAACACTGGATTCCCCCAGAATTTACCCAACTGCAACCAATTAGTACCAACGCCGCCGATGTCACTTGGCGCATTGTCGAACATCCAGCAGGTAATGGTTACTTCCTCGTAGGCGATGCAGCCGCAGTACTCGATCCCGCAGCCTCTCACGGCATACTCAAAGCAATTATGTCCGGTATGATGGCAGGACATGCGATCGCCCAAATCATAAACCACGATCAACTTGAGTCAGTTGCAATTCAAGCCTACAATCGCTGGCTACACAACTGGTTTCAACACGACATCCAAAAATTAAAAGAATTTTACACCACCTTGCCAAACCCCCCGCAATGGCTCTAA
- a CDS encoding cysteine desulfurase family protein, translating to MANRPIYLDNHATTPVDERVLAAMLPYFTEHFGNPSSTSHLYGWAAEAAVKQARNTLAQAIGATPEEIIFTSGATEANNLAIKGVAEAYFQKGRHIITLQTEHNAVLDPCEYLRSLGFEVTFLPVQNDGLIDLAELEKAFRPDTVLVSMMAANNEIGVLQPLAEIGEMCRDRSVLFHSDAAQAIGKIPLDVQAMKIDLLSMTAHKVYGPKGIGALYVRRRNPRVQLAPQLHGGGHERGMRSGTLYPPQIVGFAKAVEIALAEQESETQRLTALRDKLWQQLSQVSGIHLNGHPTQRLPGNLNISVEGVDSAALLLGLQPVMAVSSGAACSSAKTAPSHVLIALGYPEALAYASVRFGIGRFNTAEEIDRVGEYAIATISSLRKQAMIV from the coding sequence ATGGCTAATCGCCCGATTTATTTAGATAACCATGCAACGACACCTGTGGACGAACGCGTGTTAGCCGCAATGTTACCGTACTTTACCGAACACTTTGGTAATCCATCAAGCACAAGTCATCTTTATGGTTGGGCAGCAGAGGCGGCGGTTAAACAAGCACGGAATACTTTAGCACAGGCAATTGGTGCGACGCCAGAAGAAATTATTTTTACAAGTGGGGCAACAGAGGCAAATAATTTAGCAATTAAGGGTGTTGCAGAAGCTTACTTTCAAAAAGGGCGGCATATTATTACTTTACAAACTGAGCATAATGCAGTACTTGACCCGTGTGAGTATTTGCGATCGCTTGGTTTTGAAGTGACATTTTTACCCGTACAAAACGACGGATTAATTGATTTAGCTGAGTTAGAAAAAGCTTTCCGCCCTGATACGGTTTTAGTTTCAATGATGGCGGCGAATAACGAGATTGGTGTGTTGCAGCCTTTGGCAGAAATTGGAGAAATGTGCCGCGATCGCAGCGTACTATTTCACAGTGATGCGGCGCAAGCAATTGGTAAAATTCCGCTAGACGTGCAGGCGATGAAAATTGATTTATTATCAATGACTGCACACAAAGTATATGGTCCTAAAGGTATTGGTGCATTATATGTACGGCGGCGCAATCCTAGAGTACAACTTGCGCCACAATTACATGGTGGGGGACACGAACGCGGAATGCGATCGGGAACGCTGTATCCACCACAGATTGTCGGATTCGCGAAAGCGGTAGAAATTGCGTTAGCAGAACAAGAATCTGAAACTCAGCGCTTGACTGCGTTAAGGGATAAGTTGTGGCAACAGTTGAGTCAAGTCTCCGGTATTCATCTTAATGGACATCCTACACAAAGATTACCAGGCAATCTGAATATCTCGGTTGAAGGTGTGGATAGTGCAGCATTGTTACTCGGATTACAGCCTGTGATGGCGGTTTCCTCTGGCGCAGCGTGTTCTTCAGCGAAAACTGCGCCTTCTCACGTTCTGATAGCGTTGGGGTATCCTGAAGCTTTAGCTTATGCTTCGGTTCGGTTTGGGATTGGGCGGTTTAATACCGCAGAGGAGATTGATCGCGTGGGAGAGTATGCGATCGCAACTATTTCTAGTCTGCGCAAGCAAGCGATGATTGTGTAA
- a CDS encoding chloride channel protein — translation MSVQPFRKWLLPRRRLAIAEACLIGLVAAFSAIVLRVGVGWIGAWRVQTANLSPAWLILPGIGFSLGYIAGFLIERLAPEASGSGIPQVKASLADAPVKLSLREALVKLIASTIALGSGLTLGRQGPTVHIGAALAAQFSRWFPTSPEHRRQMIAAGAGAGLAAAFNAPITGVLFVIEELLQDLSGLTLGTAIIASFIGAVVSRILGGRTLELNLVLTASQTSFTLTELPFFLLLGILAGVLGSLFNRGIIASAKFYTRLRLALPLRMAIAGGTSGLVIAFLPATFRDNTGLREFLITGGADWSLAAIAFVAQFMLTLVAFGSGAPGGLFAPSLILGSSLGYLVGVAEQSLFGFGSPSTYALTGMGAFFSVVSKVPITAIVIVFEMTTDFNLVLPLMIGSVTAYLIADKVFPGSLYDKLLELKGIRLPKEGPIQGLLIELKAKDVMQPRVETLAAQLSLDETIQAFSRSQHRGFPVVDEGKLVGIVTQADLAKARELELPGDTLLSEIMTPQPVTVHPLHSLSEVLYRLDRFNLSRLPVIENKRLIGIITRADIIRAEADKLNGETREIGPQPQPSYVVYQTRSPSVGRGRLLVPLANPQTAVSLLHLATAIARERHYELECLQIILVPRRSSPAETEVSTAKSRRLLREAEILARKWSIPIHTQIRVAHDVSQAILETIEERHIDLLLMGWKGKTITPGRVFGNVVDTLIRQATCDVVLVRFGASSNFKESSSVKDLAIQDTDAGTLLQAVQASPAFNRWLVPMAGGPNANVAVKLLPGLISIGSVPYVRLCQIFPLSETQPDMKVLKTALQYLIRRRNVSTVVATPVKASSVVDGVIDLIEKDNIDVVMLGASREGLLQQTIKGNIPATIASRAKCTVMLLRGSLSQQ, via the coding sequence ATGTCAGTCCAGCCCTTCCGTAAATGGCTGTTACCGCGCCGCCGCTTAGCGATCGCCGAAGCCTGTTTAATCGGATTAGTTGCCGCCTTTTCTGCTATCGTACTGCGAGTCGGAGTCGGCTGGATTGGTGCATGGCGAGTTCAAACTGCTAACTTATCTCCAGCATGGCTGATCCTGCCAGGAATTGGTTTTTCATTAGGATACATTGCTGGGTTCCTCATAGAGCGTTTAGCGCCCGAAGCATCGGGGAGTGGAATTCCGCAAGTGAAAGCAAGTCTTGCAGATGCACCTGTTAAACTCTCACTGCGCGAAGCCTTAGTTAAGTTAATTGCATCAACAATTGCTTTAGGTTCAGGATTAACTCTAGGAAGACAAGGACCAACTGTTCATATCGGTGCGGCTTTAGCTGCACAATTTAGTCGCTGGTTTCCGACATCTCCAGAACATCGACGACAAATGATTGCGGCAGGTGCGGGGGCAGGGTTAGCAGCAGCATTTAATGCCCCCATTACAGGGGTACTATTTGTGATTGAGGAGTTACTGCAAGATTTATCGGGGTTAACACTAGGTACAGCAATTATCGCCTCCTTTATTGGTGCGGTTGTTTCGCGCATCTTGGGTGGACGAACCTTAGAACTAAATCTCGTCTTGACAGCTTCTCAAACAAGTTTCACGCTTACCGAACTGCCATTTTTTTTGTTACTAGGAATTTTGGCAGGGGTACTTGGTTCGTTGTTTAACCGAGGCATCATTGCTAGCGCAAAATTTTACACTCGACTGCGGTTAGCTTTACCACTGCGAATGGCGATCGCTGGTGGAACTTCTGGTTTAGTTATTGCGTTTTTACCTGCTACTTTTCGAGATAATACAGGTTTACGCGAGTTTTTGATTACAGGAGGCGCAGATTGGTCTTTAGCTGCGATCGCTTTTGTTGCTCAGTTTATGCTAACGCTGGTTGCATTTGGTTCAGGCGCACCTGGAGGGTTGTTTGCTCCCAGTCTGATTTTGGGTTCGTCTTTAGGATATCTCGTCGGCGTTGCTGAGCAAAGTCTATTCGGATTCGGTTCGCCATCTACATACGCACTTACTGGTATGGGAGCATTTTTTAGCGTAGTTTCCAAGGTCCCAATCACTGCGATCGTCATTGTGTTTGAAATGACAACAGATTTCAACTTGGTGTTGCCCCTGATGATTGGTTCAGTGACAGCATACCTGATTGCCGATAAAGTTTTCCCTGGCTCACTATACGACAAACTTTTGGAATTAAAAGGTATTCGTCTTCCAAAAGAAGGTCCGATTCAGGGACTCTTAATTGAACTCAAAGCTAAAGATGTGATGCAACCAAGAGTAGAAACTTTAGCTGCACAATTGAGTTTAGATGAAACCATACAAGCGTTTTCGCGTTCACAGCATCGCGGCTTTCCCGTAGTTGATGAAGGTAAATTGGTTGGAATTGTCACGCAAGCGGATCTAGCTAAAGCACGAGAACTAGAACTTCCTGGAGATACGCTTTTAAGCGAAATCATGACACCCCAGCCAGTGACAGTTCATCCTTTGCATAGCTTAAGTGAGGTGCTGTATCGGTTAGATCGGTTTAACTTGAGTCGTTTACCTGTCATTGAAAACAAAAGACTGATTGGCATTATCACGCGTGCTGATATTATTCGGGCAGAAGCTGATAAGCTCAATGGCGAAACACGCGAAATTGGTCCACAACCACAGCCTTCTTACGTAGTTTACCAAACGCGATCGCCAAGTGTTGGTAGAGGTCGGTTACTCGTTCCTTTGGCAAATCCCCAAACTGCTGTTTCCTTATTACATTTAGCAACGGCGATCGCCCGCGAACGTCACTATGAACTAGAATGTCTGCAAATTATTCTCGTTCCTCGCCGCAGTTCTCCGGCTGAAACTGAAGTAAGCACCGCAAAGAGTCGGCGGTTGTTACGCGAAGCTGAAATTTTGGCACGGAAATGGAGTATCCCGATTCATACACAAATTCGCGTTGCGCATGATGTGTCACAAGCAATTCTAGAAACAATAGAAGAACGCCATATCGATTTATTGTTGATGGGTTGGAAAGGAAAAACGATTACTCCAGGCAGAGTTTTTGGCAATGTTGTTGATACCTTAATTCGGCAAGCAACATGTGATGTAGTTTTAGTAAGATTTGGTGCAAGTTCAAACTTTAAAGAATCCAGTTCAGTTAAAGATCTAGCTATTCAAGACACAGATGCTGGAACTCTCTTACAAGCGGTTCAAGCTTCCCCAGCATTTAATCGCTGGCTTGTCCCCATGGCAGGTGGTCCTAATGCAAATGTAGCAGTCAAACTGCTGCCTGGTTTAATCAGTATAGGTAGTGTTCCTTACGTGCGGTTGTGTCAGATTTTTCCGCTGTCAGAAACTCAGCCTGATATGAAAGTATTGAAAACAGCGCTGCAATATTTAATTCGGCGTCGCAATGTCAGTACAGTTGTTGCAACTCCGGTGAAAGCTTCTTCTGTCGTTGATGGTGTAATCGATTTAATCGAAAAAGACAATATTGATGTTGTCATGCTGGGAGCAAGTCGCGAGGGATTATTGCAACAAACAATTAAAGGCAATATTCCGGCTACGATCGCCAGTCGAGCAAAATGTACCGTGATGTTATTACGCGGTTCACTGAGTCAACAGTAA
- a CDS encoding GDSL-type esterase/lipase family protein: MTRICFFGESFVNGTGDPECLGWAGRICAAACKQGYDITYYNLGVRRQTSTQLKNHWLEEASYRLSSEFDSRIVFSFGVNDTTLENGKTRVDFSTSIENLSHILNTAKQMFPVLMVGPPPTPDREQNNRIACLSAQYADVCQKIDIAYLDTFTKLQSSAIWLREAAANDGYHPSAGGYTELAKIVQNWSSWLSWF; encoded by the coding sequence ATGACGCGCATCTGCTTTTTTGGAGAATCCTTTGTTAATGGTACTGGCGATCCAGAGTGTCTTGGTTGGGCAGGAAGAATTTGTGCTGCGGCTTGCAAACAAGGATATGACATCACCTACTACAACTTAGGAGTACGCAGGCAAACGAGTACACAACTCAAAAATCATTGGCTGGAGGAAGCTAGTTATCGCCTCAGTTCAGAATTTGATAGCCGCATTGTATTTTCATTTGGCGTGAATGACACAACGCTAGAAAACGGTAAAACTCGTGTAGATTTTTCCACATCTATTGAGAACTTGTCTCACATTCTTAATACTGCAAAGCAAATGTTTCCTGTTTTGATGGTAGGACCTCCACCAACACCCGATCGCGAACAAAACAATAGGATTGCGTGTTTATCCGCACAATATGCTGATGTGTGTCAAAAAATAGACATTGCATATTTAGATACTTTTACTAAGTTGCAATCTTCAGCAATTTGGTTGAGGGAAGCCGCAGCGAATGATGGCTACCATCCTAGTGCAGGCGGTTATACTGAACTTGCAAAAATCGTCCAAAACTGGTCTTCTTGGTTATCTTGGTTTTAG
- a CDS encoding TldD/PmbA family protein: MGSENLPQSTLAEQLLDLSAKAGAEVAEVYQSRSLSRPIFFEANRLKQLESTQAEGTALRLWCNGRPGLAVAYGSVEPQALVERATALSQLNEPEIIEIESHSQSSYPDLGEAVSVEQLIDWGNQAIALIRDVYPEVLMSAEWDSDVETTRLVNSLGLDCYYTDTTLGCYLSAEWVRGDDFLSVSDGQTERGSLQPEKIAQQIIQRLEWATKNVASPAGRVPVLFTSKAADMLWGTLQAALNGKRVLEKASPWSDRLGKPVISPVLTLYQDPEAGPYSCPFDDEGTPTQQVVFIQNGILQQFYCDRTTGRQLNTSSTGNGFRPGLGSYPTPGMFNLLIQPGSGSLLDLIYKLDDGLIVDQMLGGGGSISGDFSINVDLGYRVKHGQVLGRVKDTMVAGNVYTALKQLVALGGDADWNGSCYTPSVIVEGLSTTTRE; encoded by the coding sequence ATGGGTTCTGAAAATTTGCCACAATCGACACTCGCAGAACAACTACTAGATCTCTCCGCAAAAGCAGGGGCTGAGGTAGCTGAAGTGTATCAATCGCGATCGCTTTCCCGACCGATTTTTTTTGAAGCCAATCGCCTCAAGCAGCTAGAAAGTACTCAAGCTGAAGGAACTGCCTTGCGGCTATGGTGTAACGGACGTCCTGGGCTTGCGGTAGCTTATGGATCTGTAGAACCCCAAGCTTTGGTAGAACGCGCCACAGCGCTGAGTCAACTTAATGAACCCGAAATAATTGAAATTGAGAGTCATTCGCAATCTAGTTATCCTGACTTGGGTGAAGCAGTAAGTGTTGAACAACTGATCGATTGGGGGAATCAAGCGATCGCCCTAATTCGGGATGTCTACCCTGAAGTGTTGATGAGTGCTGAGTGGGATAGCGATGTCGAAACAACCCGATTAGTCAACTCCTTGGGTTTAGATTGCTACTATACTGATACCACTTTGGGGTGCTATTTATCTGCGGAGTGGGTACGCGGAGATGATTTTTTGAGTGTCTCTGACGGACAAACCGAACGCGGTAGTTTACAACCCGAAAAAATAGCTCAGCAAATTATCCAACGTCTTGAGTGGGCGACAAAAAATGTTGCATCTCCCGCAGGTAGAGTTCCCGTTTTATTCACCTCCAAAGCTGCGGATATGCTTTGGGGAACCTTACAAGCTGCATTAAATGGCAAGCGAGTCTTGGAAAAGGCTTCTCCGTGGAGCGATCGCTTGGGTAAACCAGTGATTTCTCCCGTATTAACTTTATACCAAGACCCCGAAGCAGGACCGTATAGTTGCCCGTTTGACGATGAAGGTACGCCTACGCAACAAGTTGTATTTATCCAAAATGGCATTTTGCAACAATTTTACTGCGATCGCACAACCGGACGTCAACTGAATACGAGTAGTACAGGTAATGGATTTCGCCCTGGTTTAGGGAGTTACCCTACACCAGGAATGTTTAACTTACTAATTCAGCCTGGTTCTGGCTCACTGCTTGACTTGATTTATAAGCTTGATGATGGACTGATTGTCGATCAGATGTTGGGTGGTGGTGGTAGCATCTCTGGCGACTTTTCCATTAATGTTGACTTAGGCTACCGCGTGAAACACGGTCAAGTTTTAGGGCGCGTCAAAGATACAATGGTTGCTGGCAATGTCTACACGGCACTGAAACAATTAGTTGCGCTTGGTGGCGATGCTGATTGGAACGGGAGTTGCTACACTCCGTCTGTAATTGTTGAGGGATTATCAACTACAACAAGAGAATAA